A single region of the Candidatus Neomarinimicrobiota bacterium genome encodes:
- a CDS encoding ethanolamine utilization protein EutN — translation MGNVMGAVVSTVKYEQLQGEKLLVVQPVDLEDKPAGLSFIALDRVSAGKGDKVIVNREGGGTKIMYGEALPVQAVIVAVVDRVHIEYHDD, via the coding sequence TTGGGAAACGTTATGGGCGCGGTGGTATCCACGGTGAAGTACGAGCAGCTGCAGGGGGAGAAGCTGCTGGTGGTCCAGCCGGTGGACCTGGAGGACAAGCCCGCCGGGCTGTCGTTCATTGCCCTGGACCGGGTGAGCGCGGGGAAAGGTGACAAGGTGATTGTCAATCGCGAGGGGGGGGGCACCAAAATCATGTACGGCGAGGCGCTGCCCGTGCAGGCGGTGATTGTGGCGGTGGTGGACCGTGTGCACATCGAGTACCATGACGATTGA
- a CDS encoding citrate lyase subunit alpha (citrate-ACP transferase, the alpha subunit catalyzes the formation of (3S)-citryl-CoA from acetyl-CoA and citrate) gives MELVENAAGRLVPTEINGTPAVPYQGVGGFRPEGRKASAPIRSAGDYPADGDKRVGSIKEALQEAGLRDGMTISSHHHFRNGDLLMVPVFDAAAQLGVKNLRWFPSAAFPCHEPLIKHLESGVIGWIEGSLNGPLGRYASEGKMKGLAVLRSHGGRWQAVQDGEVHIDIAVIAAPTADAFGNATGDRGPSACGLLGFGLVDSIYADRSIVVTDNLVPFPCVPWQIMGQNIDYVVEVDKVGDPAKIVSGTTRLTRSPDRLYIAELTAKFVRAAGIMQDGFSFQAGAGGTALAFATYLREMMIAAGVKARFIRGGSTKYLVEMLEEGLTDYILDGQTFDLDGVRSMRENINHIDTSPFTSYNWHGKGNFASMIDAVVLGATEVDVHFNANVVTHSDGAMLHGIGGWQNCLAAKCTILPIPAFRDRIPIIVDKVTTLCGPGELIDVVITERGIAINPLRKDLIAATKNSGLPIKPIEQIKAEVDALVGGPPNKPHFTDDLVGIIKWVDGTVIDSVFKVAGD, from the coding sequence ATGGAGCTGGTGGAGAACGCGGCCGGACGTCTGGTCCCGACGGAAATTAACGGCACGCCGGCTGTCCCCTACCAGGGGGTGGGCGGGTTCCGGCCCGAGGGGCGCAAGGCATCCGCGCCTATTCGTAGCGCCGGAGACTACCCCGCCGATGGCGACAAGCGGGTGGGGTCCATCAAGGAGGCGCTACAGGAGGCGGGGCTGCGGGACGGCATGACCATCTCCTCGCACCACCACTTCCGCAACGGCGACCTGCTGATGGTGCCGGTCTTCGACGCAGCGGCGCAGCTGGGGGTGAAAAACCTGCGCTGGTTCCCATCGGCGGCCTTCCCCTGCCACGAGCCGCTGATCAAGCACTTGGAAAGTGGCGTCATCGGCTGGATCGAGGGGTCGCTGAACGGGCCACTGGGTCGCTATGCTTCCGAGGGCAAGATGAAAGGCCTGGCGGTGCTGCGCAGCCACGGCGGCCGCTGGCAGGCCGTGCAGGACGGCGAGGTGCATATCGACATTGCCGTCATCGCCGCACCCACGGCCGATGCGTTCGGCAACGCCACCGGGGACCGGGGGCCGTCCGCCTGCGGGCTGCTGGGCTTCGGGCTGGTGGATTCGATCTACGCCGACCGGTCTATCGTGGTCACCGACAACCTGGTGCCGTTTCCCTGCGTGCCGTGGCAGATCATGGGGCAGAATATCGACTACGTCGTCGAGGTGGACAAGGTGGGCGACCCGGCGAAAATCGTTTCGGGCACCACGCGGCTCACCCGCTCGCCGGACCGGCTGTACATCGCCGAACTGACCGCGAAATTTGTCCGTGCGGCAGGCATCATGCAGGACGGCTTCTCGTTTCAGGCAGGCGCTGGTGGCACGGCCCTGGCCTTCGCCACCTATCTGCGCGAAATGATGATCGCGGCAGGAGTCAAAGCCCGCTTCATCCGCGGCGGCTCCACCAAATACCTGGTCGAAATGCTCGAGGAAGGCCTCACCGATTACATCCTCGATGGGCAGACGTTTGACCTGGACGGCGTGCGTTCCATGCGCGAAAATATCAACCATATTGACACCTCGCCCTTCACCTCTTACAACTGGCACGGCAAGGGCAACTTTGCCAGCATGATTGACGCCGTTGTGCTGGGCGCTACCGAAGTAGACGTCCATTTTAACGCCAATGTGGTGACCCATTCCGATGGCGCCATGCTGCACGGTATCGGCGGTTGGCAAAACTGCCTGGCTGCAAAATGCACCATTCTGCCCATCCCCGCATTTCGCGACAGGATTCCCATCATTGTGGACAAGGTGACGACGCTGTGCGGTCCCGGCGAACTGATTGACGTCGTTATCACGGAGCGGGGCATTGCCATCAATCCGCTGCGTAAGGACCTCATTGCGGCCACAAAAAACAGCGGGCTGCCGATCAAACCAATCGAGCAGATCAAGGCGGAAGTTGATGCCCTGGTGGGTGGACCGCCGAACAAACCACACTTCACGGACGACCTGGTTGGCATCATAAAATGGGTGGACGGCACGGTGATCGATAGCGTATTTAAGGTGGCCGGAGATTGA
- the deoC gene encoding deoxyribose-phosphate aldolase: MTIEARLDRLIGQVITQTVPGVEACESGVWQCRLCQDRRCSERDPAAVRQIVAAGANRVGSMVGIRHKPDVAAMIDHTLLKSDATEEEITRLCREAREYGFASVCVNPVWVRLCKELLVGTAVKVATVIGFPLGAVPSQAKAEEVAQAVADGADELDMVMNIGFLKSGRIQEVEEDIRQVVQAAGGRKVKVIIETALLTDEEKIKACILAERAGARYVKTSTGFSQGGATVHDIALMRHVVGERLGVKAAGGIHTAEEARQLVAAGASRIGSSASIAIVSNGAGQGAAAAA, from the coding sequence ATGACGATTGAAGCACGTCTGGACCGGCTCATCGGGCAGGTGATCACGCAGACCGTGCCTGGCGTGGAAGCCTGCGAAAGCGGGGTGTGGCAGTGCCGGCTGTGCCAGGACCGGCGCTGCTCGGAGCGTGACCCGGCGGCGGTGCGCCAGATCGTGGCTGCCGGGGCGAACCGGGTGGGTTCCATGGTGGGCATCAGGCACAAGCCGGACGTAGCCGCCATGATCGACCACACGCTGCTCAAATCGGACGCCACGGAGGAGGAGATCACCCGGCTGTGCCGGGAGGCGCGCGAGTACGGCTTTGCGTCCGTGTGCGTGAACCCGGTGTGGGTGCGGCTGTGCAAGGAGTTGCTGGTGGGCACTGCGGTGAAGGTGGCGACCGTCATCGGCTTTCCGCTGGGAGCGGTGCCCTCGCAGGCCAAGGCAGAGGAGGTGGCCCAGGCGGTGGCGGATGGCGCCGACGAACTGGATATGGTGATGAATATCGGCTTCCTCAAATCGGGGCGCATCCAGGAGGTGGAGGAGGATATCCGCCAGGTGGTGCAGGCTGCCGGCGGCCGGAAGGTAAAGGTGATCATTGAGACGGCGCTGCTGACCGACGAGGAGAAGATCAAGGCGTGCATCCTGGCCGAGCGCGCGGGCGCCCGGTATGTGAAAACTTCCACTGGTTTCAGCCAGGGCGGGGCCACGGTCCATGATATTGCCCTCATGCGCCACGTGGTGGGCGAGCGGCTGGGTGTGAAGGCCGCCGGGGGTATCCACACCGCCGAGGAAGCCCGCCAGCTGGTGGCAGCAGGCGCCAGCCGAATCGGCAGCAGCGCGAGTATCGCCATCGTGAGCAATGGGGCCGGCCAAGGAGCCGCCGCCGCTGCCTGA
- a CDS encoding phosphohydrolase, with translation MKAEVLRIWPEIAWISDETLRDKVTDAWVYALENSVLGPDDLETIPFSLLIKDCDISFMNHKRTCVQLSVDIA, from the coding sequence ATGAAAGCGGAAGTCCTACGAATATGGCCCGAGATTGCCTGGATAAGTGACGAGACCCTCCGCGATAAGGTCACTGACGCCTGGGTCTATGCACTGGAAAACTCGGTGCTGGGCCCCGACGATCTAGAGACGATCCCCTTCTCGCTGCTGATCAAGGATTGCGACATATCGTTTATGAACCACAAGCGCACCTGTGTGCAACTGTCGGTGGACATTGCAAA
- a CDS encoding citrate lyase ACP, translating into MSAQYLSGIAGSNPRSDCIVRYRPRSTGGLKITIESKVAVMYGEAIREQAGRTLAELGVAAGGLEIEDFGALPYVLQARIEAAVKAALPELDRTSLPALTDFGHPPSRRDRFRRSRLYLPGAQPKFMLNAGIHRPDAIILDLEDAVGPPEKLSARLIVRNALRVLDFFGAERMVRINQGALGRDDLTAIVPQPVDLILIPKVETAHQVVAVDEHITALCRACGREEPPFLMPILESAKGILNAQAIADASPHNVALAIGLEDYSADLGVARTAEGVESAFARSMVVNAARSAGLQASDSVFSDVGDRDGLWAAATNAKALGFDGMGAIHPRQIAVIHEAFAPTDEELEQAKTIVLAFDEAEAQGLGVVSLGTKMIDAPVVQRAERTVELAVALGKLAKGWRKAGPAA; encoded by the coding sequence ATGAGCGCACAATATCTATCGGGCATAGCGGGGTCGAACCCGCGCTCTGACTGCATCGTCCGGTACCGGCCCCGAAGCACCGGCGGCCTGAAGATTACCATCGAGTCAAAAGTGGCGGTGATGTATGGTGAGGCCATCCGTGAGCAGGCCGGCCGGACGCTGGCGGAGCTGGGCGTGGCCGCTGGCGGGCTGGAGATCGAGGACTTTGGCGCGCTGCCGTATGTGCTGCAGGCCCGCATCGAGGCCGCGGTGAAGGCGGCCCTGCCCGAGCTGGACAGGACGTCGCTGCCCGCGTTGACCGATTTCGGCCACCCACCGAGCCGCCGGGACCGCTTCCGGCGGAGCCGCCTTTACCTGCCCGGCGCCCAGCCAAAATTCATGCTCAATGCCGGCATTCACCGGCCGGATGCCATTATCCTGGACCTGGAAGATGCGGTGGGCCCGCCGGAAAAACTGTCGGCCAGGCTCATCGTGCGCAATGCCTTGCGGGTGCTGGATTTTTTCGGCGCCGAGCGGATGGTACGCATCAATCAAGGGGCGTTGGGGCGGGACGATCTGACGGCCATCGTGCCCCAGCCGGTGGACCTGATCCTGATACCCAAAGTGGAAACGGCCCACCAGGTGGTGGCGGTGGACGAGCATATCACCGCCCTGTGCCGGGCGTGCGGACGGGAGGAGCCGCCCTTTCTGATGCCCATTCTGGAGAGCGCCAAGGGCATCCTGAATGCGCAGGCCATCGCCGATGCCAGTCCCCACAACGTGGCGCTGGCCATCGGGCTGGAGGACTACAGCGCCGACCTGGGCGTGGCGCGCACCGCGGAGGGGGTGGAGTCGGCCTTTGCCCGGAGCATGGTGGTCAACGCGGCGCGGTCGGCGGGGCTGCAGGCCAGCGACTCGGTCTTCAGCGATGTGGGCGACAGGGACGGATTGTGGGCGGCCGCAACGAATGCCAAGGCGCTGGGCTTTGACGGTATGGGCGCCATCCACCCCCGGCAGATCGCGGTGATTCACGAGGCCTTCGCGCCCACCGACGAGGAGCTGGAGCAGGCCAAAACCATTGTGCTGGCCTTTGATGAGGCCGAGGCCCAGGGGCTGGGCGTGGTGTCGCTGGGGACGAAGATGATCGACGCGCCGGTGGTGCAGCGGGCGGAGCGCACCGTGGAGCTGGCGGTGGCGCTGGGCAAGTTGGCCAAGGGGTGGCGGAAAGCAGGGCCGGCCGCGTGA